Proteins from a genomic interval of Silene latifolia isolate original U9 population unplaced genomic scaffold, ASM4854445v1 scaffold_180, whole genome shotgun sequence:
- the LOC141638113 gene encoding protein FAR1-RELATED SEQUENCE 5-like — MVKASNPKQTKVTRIGCKVRIFFRFVIKEIDQVQVPFFVVDQFHVAHNHRLSPLKYREFQKKCRNLALQHKQTIVDNCKVNIGPTSTFRSVKEYVDGYENIGASLTEFKNFGREIKCFIGLKDAQMFNKCLFRVFWADAAARRNYALYGEAVTFDPTYSTNKYNMIFAPFTGVDHHKKSVTFGASLMSREND, encoded by the exons ATGGTCAAGGCCTCTAATCCGAAGCAGACTAAGGTTACTAGGATTGGTTGTAAAGTTAGGATTTTCTTTAGATTTGTTATTAAAGAAATTgaccaagttcaagtgccattcTTTGTTGTTGATCAGTTTCATGTTGCCCATAACCACCGTCTTTCTCCACTCAAGTATAGAGAATTTCAGAAAAAATGTAGAAACCTTGCTTTGCAACATAAACAAACCATCGTTGATAATTGCAAGGTCAATATTGGCCCAACCTCTACTTTTAGGTCCGTCAAGGAATATGTTGATGGCTATGAAAATATTGGAGCTTCTTTAACTGAGTTTAAGAATTTTGGAAGGGAAATCAAGTGTTTTATAGGTCTTAAGGATGCTCAAATGTTT AATAAGTGTTTGTTTCGTGTATTTTGGGCTGATGCAGCAGCACGTCGTAATTACGCTCTATACGGTGAGGCGGTGACTTTTGACCCAACCTATTCAACTAATAAGTACAACATGATCTTTGCTCCCTTTACTGGTGTTGATCATCACAAGAAGTCCGTCACTTTTGGCGCTTCGCTTATGTCTAGGGAGAATGACTAG